The following coding sequences lie in one Arabidopsis thaliana chromosome 3, partial sequence genomic window:
- a CDS encoding F-box associated ubiquitination effector family protein (F-box associated ubiquitination effector family protein; CONTAINS InterPro DOMAIN/s: F-box associated domain, type 3 (InterPro:IPR013187), F-box associated interaction domain (InterPro:IPR017451); BEST Arabidopsis thaliana protein match is: F-box associated ubiquitination effector family protein (TAIR:AT3G47130.1); Has 674 Blast hits to 658 proteins in 5 species: Archae - 0; Bacteria - 0; Metazoa - 0; Fungi - 0; Plants - 674; Viruses - 0; Other Eukaryotes - 0 (source: NCBI BLink).), translating into MVYNTDRGLICVGVHAVDTLPWRLEHKVIVLGGEEAWRETSCIAFPHIGYTQGMCMNGTLYYGAAWKDTHSPDSNSIIVSFDVRLETFNIINVPSKLLPVDYENMWVVKTLIPTDKTLINYKGKVSVVEHPREGAFRMWVVEDVEKEEWSMNTFHLHESVVGLDFKVMNTFYTGEICLVPKVLLTSIVDDHFCLFYYNLERKSMRSVTIEGLPIPELKRLRNDL; encoded by the exons ATGGTGTATAATACGGATCGGGGTTTGATCTGCGTTGGAG TACATGCCGTTGATACTCTTCCTTGGAGATTAGAGCACAAGGTTATTGTATTgggaggagaagaagcttggaGAGAGACTTCGTGTATCGCCTTTCCTCATATTGGCTATACCCAGGGGATGTGTATGAACGGTACCCTCTACTACGGAGCTGCCTGGAAGGACACTCATTCCCCGGATAGTAATTCTATAATTGTGAGTTTTGATGTTAGGCTTGAAACGTTCAACATCATCAATGTACCAAGCAAACTTCTACCAGTGGATTATGAGAATATGTGGGTAGTTAAGACGTTGATTCCTACAGATAAAACTCTGATCAACTACAAAGGAAAAGTTAGTGTGGTTGAGCATCCTCGTGAGGGTGCTTTTCGAATGTGGGTTGTAGAAGATGTTGAGAAAGAGGAATGGTCCATGAACACGTTTCATTTGCATGAATCTGTTGTTGGCCTTGACTTCAAGGTCATGAATACCTTTTATACTGGCGAGATTTGTCTGGTTCCAAAAGTATTGTTGACAAGTATTGTTGACGATCACTTTTGTCTTTTCTATTACAATTTGGAGAGGAAAAGCATGAGAAGTGTCACAATTGAAGGACTGCCTATACCCGAGCTTAAGCGACTCCGTAATGACCTGTGA